The DNA window ccgCAGTCTTCCTCACCTCCGCGTCCAAAGCCGCTCCCTCCGCTGCTCGGTTATCAGACCACAAGGCGAACGAGAACCCGCCTCCTCACAGGCTCCCACCAGAGCCGGACCGGACCAGGTCCGCCTAGACGGTGGTACTGCACACATCGAAAAGTCCAATATTCATTGAGTCATTCATTGATCTACGATGATCAAAAGCCGCACCAGCGCCCCCAGAGGAGCACAAGGCAAACTGCACACAGCTAGCATCGAAGCTATCTTAGCATGCTAAGCCATGCTAACAATAGCAATATAAAGTGTGGACAATGGCTCCAATAACAGGGTTAATAATGTGAATTGAATGAAAACGTATTTCAGTCACATATCTCATATTTTTATATGTTTATGATTCAACCAGGAGAGACCCGTCCAGATTAAAGATCTCTTTGTCAAAGCAGAACTGGCCAAGACAACATCAAAAACATCAATGTAGACAGAATATATCATGAAAATATACTTCTTCTTTCGTATCTTATTAGCAATTGGCATCAACTTTCTGGTGTTTATTACCATGAAATGACAGTGCTACTGTAGCcctatattttattttagtctaAATATTTCCCTTTGCACTATATGTTGTCAATAAAGTGGCATCAGTAGTGTGAACTTTCCGTTTCTTTGACACTCCTGCACTGAAGCCCGATGACCAGGGGGCGTGTTTAAGACTTCCCGTTGCCCCCCAGGTGTTTCTAGTCACACAGGTGAGCCTCATcaggctgtgacatcacagcgtgCAGAGCGTGGCTGCGCAGTGAGACAGAatgctgcctgtctgtctggtGTCCGTCTGTCTGCTCTCGGCTCTCTCAGGTGAGGAACTCTACTAGAAGGACCTTGTGAGCTTTTTGTCTTACTGCTGTTCTCAGGTCAGTTTTTTGTCTCTTCAGCTTTAAGCTGGAGTCTGATCCAGAATCAGCCAAATGGGACTTTAAATGGAACTCTGCAAGACCGTGAGCTCTTCTCTGGGTACTTTGGATTCAGAGGTGATTCAGATCCATGTATCTGAAACCTGCAATATTACACTAAAAATAGAAGCATTTAATGTTTTGATACTTTCAATTTTAATATCAAATGATATTCAAACAATAACTGGTATGGAATTGAATGTCTGATATTAAATAACTAAAATTCTACAGACGTGTCGGGGGTGCGCTGCTTCAGTCCAGAACAGGAGCTGGAGTCCCGGATCATTGGGGGTCAAGAGGCCTGGGCCAACTCGTGgccctggcaggtctccctccAGTTTTCCTCCATGCCGGCCTGTGGTGGTGCCATCATTGGACCCTCATGGGTTGTATCTGCAGCTCACTGCTttaaaaggtcagaggtcacatgttTGGTTGGGGCTAGACCGGGTGCAAGTGAACAAACGATGTGTTTGGTTCTACAGGTTCAATAAAGCTTCTTCCTGGATGGTTCTGGCTGGAAAACACGACTTGGATAATCCGCATGAACCCAGACAACAAGTCAGGACCCCCACACCTTGGTTTCTTTGTTCTAGATCAGGTTTAAGTGTGTGAAGCAGATCCTGACCCTTGTGTTGACCCCTGTTAAGATGGTCGGAGTCTCTGAGATCCAAAACCCTCCTGGCTACAACCCTCTGACCAAAGAGAGCGACCTGGCTCTGCTGAGGCTGCACACCCCGCTGGTGTTCAACCGCTTCGTCAGGCCCATCGACCTCTGGATGTCTCCGCTGCCCCTCTTCAGCGAGTGCACCATCACAGGCTGGGGCTCCACCCGAGAGAGTGAGGgggtgttaaagctgcattctctctagtgTCCACCAGGGGTGACTTCGGGTTGTTCAGAAGTCTtttaagaagaatactttatcAATAAACATGATTATCTAGTTTCTGTTCATAAAGGAAGGTCAAGTCTATCCAGGAAGTAGAGATGGCGAGAGGAAGTTTTGAGGCTTGCCATCCGATTGGTTAACTTGTGGGCAGAAGGTTAAGTCACTCAACTGTCCTATCAAGTTGAATACACAAGTAATGACATTATGGCTTCATTGTTCTCCATTGTGTTTACCTTATGTTTTAATTACATGCAAAATCCCGAATTGTCATGTGGTTACGCCCGGCTCCCGAGGTTCCAAAGGTCACAATGTACAAAACGTGCCTAGATACGCGCTTTACAAAAATCCTACTCGAGACACTCCTCGTCGCTGACCGATCATTATTAGGAAGCATTGAAGACTTTGCGTAGTTCAGCTCTTGAACTTCTGGCTCATTTTAACTCAGCCTGGGTCCTTCTCTCCTTCAGATGGCCCACGAGTTAACAGACTGCAGGAGGTGAACGTGACCATCCTGCCCCCTGAAGCCTGTGACGAGTACTACAGTGGGAAAATACAACCCTCCATGTTTTGTGCTGGAAAGCACACTGGAGGAGCAGACTCCTGCCAGGTACCTGGATCTCCATGGGCTCTTGGACATGAGACCTTTTTTAGAGGTGGAAATCCGATGACTTGGAATCCAACTTCTAACTATTCTCTCGTATTCCTGGTCTCGCTTGGCCGGTCTCTATTTGACACAATCTAAACTCCTCTTCTTTAATATGTCTATGCTTCAGGGGGATTCCGGAGGTCCGCTGGCCTGCTTCACGGGAAGCCGGTATGAGCTGGCCGGTCTGGTGAGCTGGGGTGTCGGTTGTGGACGAGAAAGGAAACCAGGGGTTTACGCCAAAATCCAACAACACACTAAGTGGATGTCCGAGGTCATGGGTACGTGTCCCATTGGATTTCCCCCTGCAGAGTGTTTTTGGAGGAAGAGTGTGATTTGTGACCTTCTCCCTTCACAGATCACCACGGGGTGTATGCAGATGACATCAATACTAAAGGTAGCTTCTTGCATTACACGGACCTTTAACTTGCATAAACTCTTGTATATATGCATTGCATTAAAGTATGCAGGCGTTCAAGTTGTTCTGTTCACCCCCGCATGACAGAGAGCATGTGTGGTATGCTGCAGAGCTCCGGTTGTGAGAAGATTCCGGGCCTCGCCACCCTCTCTGTGTCAAAGAGCGGTGGTCTGTCGGTGGGCAATGTGACGGAGCCCTGCCCCTTTTTCTGGCCCTGGCAGGTGAGCCTGCAGGCCAACGGGCGCCACTACTGCAGTGGAGTGCTGATCCAGGGTCAGTGGGTCCTCACAGCACAGCACTGCAATGTCAGGTAATAGTACTTCTACATTGGAACATCAGTTGGTGGTACTACTGGTttaagtactactactactactgccgCAGTGCTAATCTGCTCCCTCGTGGGCTTCACAGCTATGGTGGATACTTTTCCACTACTTTTGACTTTATTTTCTCACTGCAGAGCCGAAGACGATGTGGTTCTGGGAGTCCATGATCTCCGGTTCTCTTCGTCCCAAACTGTCCCCGTGGACGAGGTCTTCAATCTTCCTCAGGATGGCAGCTTCCCCCCGGGCTCGGACCTGTCTCTTCTCCGCCTCGCTGTGCCTGCCAGATTCAGTAAGAGTGCTTAACAGTCTCTGTATGTAGGAGTTGTAAAATGTGTACTGAGGCTTGGTTTGTCTCCAGGCTCCAATGTGTCTCCAATTTGTGTTCCTGATGAGGAGGACAATGAGGACCTCGATGTCAGCTGGTCTTGTGTCACAGCGGGCTGGGGTGTTTCCAAAGCAGCAGGTAGTCTACTCGTGAAACTAGAGGGTCCTGGTTTCATTGAGGCTCCTTTCGGAGTCTGTGGAGGTCATGGATCTCAGCCTTTAGGGATTCCTAATAATACATCTGTACTTTCTGGTCCAGAACCTGTGGAGCCGGAGCGGCTGCACCACGTCGGACTGACTCTAGTGAACCAGACGAGCTGCAGGGAGCAGTGGGGGGGGCTGGTCACCGGCGCTCACATCTGTTCACATCCGGCAGGCTCCATCTCCTGCATGGTAACCGCCATGAGCTCCGCTGGGACATCGCCAGCTTTTACAGTTTTAATGCTGGACTCGTAACATATTGGCCCAACGCTTAGTTTTTATCATTAGCATCTTTTAGGAGAGTCTGACTGCAGGAGGGGAAGAGACTTTTGGGTCTTTAATGACTTTTAAGATCCAAAAAGGTGAGGCTCATTGGTTTCTCTGTGCAGGGTGACTCTGGAGCTCCACTGGTGTGTCATCGGCGCGGTGCCTACTTCCTGTTTGGCGTGGTCACATGGGGCAGCAGACGCTGCCAGGCGGACAAACCGGCCGTCTTCTCCAGGGTGTCTGCGTATTGCTCGTGGATCAGCAAGCTCACCGACGACTCCTGATTGTTTCAAGAAATAAAGTCTGACTGGAAACTGCTTGTTCTGCGCTTTTTAAACTGGACGACACTCTGCTTTAATTTAGCGTAGCGACATAAGTTGATAGTGTCTTTACTCTCGTCACATGAGGCGTTACTACTTTTTCTCCTGTTACATGAGTCTTTAGTGACCCGTAGTCATGTCCATTAGACATATCGCTGGGTTTTTCCCTCAACCTGACGTCCTGTGGAAACTGCATTTTATTTGAAAGCCTGATGCTACAGTGCTATGGTTTAAAGTTTGGTTTACGCTTGCT is part of the Pungitius pungitius chromosome 2, fPunPun2.1, whole genome shotgun sequence genome and encodes:
- the ovch1 gene encoding ovochymase-1 isoform X1, translating into MLPVCLVSVCLLSALSALSWSLIQNQPNGTLNGTLQDRELFSGYFGFRDVSGVRCFSPEQELESRIIGGQEAWANSWPWQVSLQFSSMPACGGAIIGPSWVVSAAHCFKRFNKASSWMVLAGKHDLDNPHEPRQQMVGVSEIQNPPGYNPLTKESDLALLRLHTPLVFNRFVRPIDLWMSPLPLFSECTITGWGSTRENGPRVNRLQEVNVTILPPEACDEYYSGKIQPSMFCAGKHTGGADSCQGDSGGPLACFTGSRYELAGLVSWGVGCGRERKPGVYAKIQQHTKWMSEVMDHHGVYADDINTKESMCGMLQSSGCEKIPGLATLSVSKSGGLSVGNVTEPCPFFWPWQVSLQANGRHYCSGVLIQGQWVLTAQHCNVRAEDDVVLGVHDLRFSSSQTVPVDEVFNLPQDGSFPPGSDLSLLRLAVPARFSSNVSPICVPDEEDNEDLDVSWSCVTAGWGVSKAAEPVEPERLHHVGLTLVNQTSCREQWGGLVTGAHICSHPAGSISCMGDSGAPLVCHRRGAYFLFGVVTWGSRRCQADKPAVFSRVSAYCSWISKLTDDS
- the ovch1 gene encoding ovochymase-1 isoform X2, whose translation is MELCKTVSSSLDVSGVRCFSPEQELESRIIGGQEAWANSWPWQVSLQFSSMPACGGAIIGPSWVVSAAHCFKRFNKASSWMVLAGKHDLDNPHEPRQQMVGVSEIQNPPGYNPLTKESDLALLRLHTPLVFNRFVRPIDLWMSPLPLFSECTITGWGSTRENGPRVNRLQEVNVTILPPEACDEYYSGKIQPSMFCAGKHTGGADSCQGDSGGPLACFTGSRYELAGLVSWGVGCGRERKPGVYAKIQQHTKWMSEVMDHHGVYADDINTKESMCGMLQSSGCEKIPGLATLSVSKSGGLSVGNVTEPCPFFWPWQVSLQANGRHYCSGVLIQGQWVLTAQHCNVRAEDDVVLGVHDLRFSSSQTVPVDEVFNLPQDGSFPPGSDLSLLRLAVPARFSSNVSPICVPDEEDNEDLDVSWSCVTAGWGVSKAAEPVEPERLHHVGLTLVNQTSCREQWGGLVTGAHICSHPAGSISCMGDSGAPLVCHRRGAYFLFGVVTWGSRRCQADKPAVFSRVSAYCSWISKLTDDS